One window of Fusobacterium polymorphum genomic DNA carries:
- a CDS encoding aspartate:alanine exchanger family transporter produces MQFDVVGFIFNSLVLLFFTMTLGNLFGDIKFRKFNFGITGTLFIGLFVGYFLTKYAVTIPEGSKHISKAQNILKGNIIDNSIMNLSLLIFIVGTGLLAAKDMKYAITKFGKQFVIIAIFIPFVGAVFSYGFSQVLNNMSPYQITGTYTGALTSSAGLAAATESSEAESRQSATNFQDLNEKTKTKILAIINNAKERDAKLKNEAIPEKMTLENTTTLSAEDTEIYVTEAKAGVGVGHSIGYPFGVLFLILGINFIPKIFRFDVEKEKEKYFAQKKIDLSNDKDAGKNTIKEVKMDFVGFSIAAFLGYFLGSIKIAMGPLGTFSLGSIGGAIIVALILGSIGKIGPINFRMDSVVLGKMRTYFLSIFLAGTGLNYGFRVVEAVTGDGIMIAIVSALVAILSVLFGFLLGHYVFHINWTLLSGAITGGMTSAPGLGAAIDALDCDEPAISYGATQPLATLCMVIFSIIIHKLPI; encoded by the coding sequence ATGCAATTTGATGTAGTTGGTTTTATTTTTAACTCATTAGTGTTGTTGTTTTTTACAATGACTTTAGGAAATCTTTTTGGAGATATAAAGTTCAGGAAATTCAACTTTGGTATTACTGGAACTTTATTTATAGGATTGTTTGTTGGATATTTTTTAACAAAATATGCAGTAACTATACCAGAAGGAAGTAAGCATATTTCAAAAGCTCAAAATATATTAAAAGGAAATATTATAGATAATTCTATTATGAATTTATCACTTCTTATCTTTATAGTAGGAACAGGACTTTTAGCAGCAAAAGATATGAAGTATGCTATTACTAAATTTGGTAAACAATTTGTTATTATAGCAATATTTATTCCATTTGTAGGAGCAGTATTTTCTTATGGATTCTCACAAGTTCTTAACAATATGAGCCCATATCAAATAACTGGAACTTATACAGGAGCTTTAACAAGTTCAGCAGGACTTGCAGCAGCAACTGAATCATCAGAAGCAGAATCAAGACAATCTGCTACAAACTTTCAAGATTTAAATGAAAAGACTAAAACAAAAATTTTAGCTATCATTAATAATGCAAAAGAAAGAGATGCTAAATTAAAAAATGAAGCAATTCCAGAAAAAATGACACTTGAAAATACTACTACTCTATCAGCTGAAGATACAGAAATTTATGTAACAGAAGCTAAAGCTGGAGTTGGAGTAGGGCACTCAATAGGATATCCATTTGGAGTATTATTCTTAATTTTAGGAATTAACTTTATACCAAAAATATTTAGATTTGATGTAGAAAAAGAAAAAGAAAAATATTTTGCTCAAAAGAAAATTGATTTAAGCAACGATAAAGATGCTGGAAAAAATACAATAAAAGAAGTAAAAATGGACTTCGTAGGTTTCTCAATAGCAGCATTTTTAGGATATTTTTTAGGAAGTATTAAAATTGCAATGGGACCTTTAGGAACTTTCTCATTAGGAAGTATAGGTGGAGCAATAATAGTTGCATTGATTTTAGGATCTATTGGAAAAATTGGACCTATTAATTTCCGTATGGATTCTGTTGTTTTAGGAAAAATGAGAACATATTTCTTATCAATTTTCTTAGCGGGTACTGGATTAAATTATGGTTTCCGTGTTGTTGAAGCAGTTACTGGTGACGGAATTATGATAGCAATTGTATCAGCACTTGTAGCAATATTATCTGTTTTATTTGGCTTCTTATTAGGACATTATGTTTTCCATATAAATTGGACTTTATTATCAGGAGCTATAACAGGAGGAATGACATCAGCACCAGGTTTAGGAGCAGCAATTGATGCATTGGATTGTGATGAGCCAGCAATATCTTATGGAGCTACACAACCTCTTGCAACTTTATGTATGGTAATTTTTTCTATAATTATTCATAAATTACCTATCTAA
- the ftsZ gene encoding cell division protein FtsZ, which yields MTDAIKDLVKIKVIGVGGGGGNAINDMLYSGVTGVEYIAANTDKQDLEKSLADVKLQIGEKLTKGQGAGASPETGRLAAEEDIEKIQELLKGTDMLFITAGMGGGTGTGAAPVIAKVAKELDVLTVAVVTKPFNFEGERRKNNAEAGIELLRQNVDSLVIIPNDKLFDLPDKSITLQNAFKEANNILRIGIKAVVDLVLGQGFINLDFADIKSVLKDSDIAVLGFGDGEGENRAMKAAEKALQSPLLEKSIQGADKILINLMTSQDVGLSESQTVTDVIRQAAGKKIEDVMFGVTIVPEFTDRIEITIIANNFKDGVDTNTDSPIRIDSSKPAEPLRETERKKDPEEEFDIPPWMRNNKR from the coding sequence ATGACAGATGCAATTAAAGATCTTGTTAAAATAAAAGTAATAGGTGTTGGTGGTGGTGGTGGAAATGCCATTAATGATATGCTTTATTCAGGAGTAACTGGAGTAGAATATATAGCAGCAAATACTGATAAACAAGATTTAGAAAAATCACTAGCTGATGTAAAATTACAAATTGGTGAAAAATTAACAAAAGGACAAGGAGCTGGAGCTTCACCAGAAACTGGGAGACTAGCAGCAGAAGAAGATATTGAAAAGATTCAAGAACTTTTAAAAGGGACAGATATGCTATTCATTACAGCTGGAATGGGTGGAGGAACTGGAACAGGTGCTGCACCAGTAATAGCAAAAGTAGCAAAAGAACTTGATGTATTGACAGTTGCAGTTGTAACTAAACCATTTAACTTTGAAGGTGAAAGAAGAAAAAATAATGCTGAGGCAGGAATTGAACTTTTAAGACAAAATGTAGATAGTTTAGTTATAATACCTAATGATAAGTTATTTGATTTACCAGATAAATCAATAACTTTACAAAATGCTTTTAAAGAAGCTAACAATATTTTAAGAATTGGTATCAAGGCAGTAGTTGATCTTGTTTTAGGACAAGGATTTATAAATCTTGACTTTGCTGATATTAAGTCTGTATTAAAAGATTCAGATATAGCTGTGTTAGGATTTGGAGATGGAGAAGGAGAAAATAGAGCTATGAAAGCTGCTGAAAAAGCATTACAATCTCCATTACTTGAAAAATCAATTCAAGGAGCAGATAAAATCCTTATCAACTTAATGACATCACAAGATGTTGGATTAAGTGAATCTCAAACAGTTACTGATGTGATTAGACAAGCAGCAGGAAAGAAAATAGAAGATGTAATGTTTGGAGTTACAATAGTACCTGAATTTACAGATAGAATTGAAATTACAATCATAGCAAATAATTTTAAAGATGGTGTTGATACAAATACAGATTCTCCTATAAGAATAGATAGCTCAAAACCAGCTGAACCTCTAAGAGAAACTGAAAGAAAGAAAGATCCAGAAGAAGAATTTGATATTCCACCTTGGATGAGAAATAATAAAAGATAA
- the ftsA gene encoding cell division protein FtsA produces the protein MKDDIIRKVALDIGNNKIKLLVGEMSSDFQRIAVTNYVKTKSNGISKSLIENPEALAIALKEAISKAESVESPITRLSLALGGSGIHSATVNVKISFPTEKEIEKSDMNNLLRQAKRQIFGGREGQYRILYKEIYNKKIDISSGIVKEPIGMVGKELQADIHLVYIDDNYVQKFIQVVNKIGIDIDRIYLNSYASAKGTLDDETKKMGVAHVDIGYGSTSIIILKSGKVLYAKTKPVGEMHYISDLSIILKIPKEGAEEILNKLKNKQIEADNTIRYGAKKVTLREIKDIILARTGDIIDFITTTIDESGFNGHLTKGIVLSGGAVEIDGVSEQIATRSGYLTRKMLPIPLKGLKDAFYSDAVAIGIFLEDMEREYKAYLEESRQPAPTKEKREKVKEEITLNNKTNDDKMDRKEEIDSFLEEVEETEPEKEPGKIRSFFRWFGELF, from the coding sequence ATGAAAGATGATATAATAAGAAAAGTAGCTCTTGACATTGGAAATAATAAGATAAAATTACTAGTTGGAGAGATGAGTTCAGATTTTCAAAGAATAGCTGTTACAAATTATGTTAAAACTAAGAGTAATGGAATAAGCAAATCTTTAATAGAAAATCCAGAAGCATTAGCAATAGCTCTTAAAGAAGCCATAAGTAAAGCAGAAAGTGTTGAGTCACCAATTACAAGACTTTCACTTGCATTAGGAGGCTCTGGGATTCATTCAGCTACTGTAAATGTGAAAATTTCATTTCCTACTGAAAAAGAGATTGAAAAATCAGATATGAATAACCTACTGCGGCAAGCAAAAAGACAAATTTTTGGTGGTAGAGAAGGTCAATATAGAATTCTATATAAAGAAATATATAACAAAAAAATTGATATTTCCTCTGGAATAGTCAAAGAACCAATAGGTATGGTTGGAAAAGAATTACAAGCCGACATACACTTGGTATATATTGACGATAATTATGTACAAAAATTTATACAAGTTGTAAATAAAATTGGAATAGACATAGATAGAATATATTTAAATTCTTATGCCTCAGCAAAAGGAACACTTGATGATGAGACTAAAAAAATGGGAGTAGCCCATGTAGATATTGGTTATGGTTCAACAAGTATAATAATTCTAAAATCTGGAAAAGTACTTTATGCTAAAACTAAACCAGTAGGAGAAATGCACTATATTTCGGATTTATCAATAATACTTAAGATTCCAAAAGAAGGTGCAGAAGAAATATTAAATAAATTAAAAAATAAGCAAATAGAAGCTGATAACACAATAAGATATGGAGCTAAAAAAGTGACATTAAGAGAAATAAAAGATATAATTTTAGCTAGAACAGGTGACATTATAGACTTTATTACTACAACTATTGATGAATCAGGTTTTAATGGACATTTAACAAAAGGAATAGTTTTATCTGGGGGAGCAGTTGAAATAGATGGAGTTTCTGAACAAATTGCAACTAGATCAGGTTATTTAACAAGAAAGATGCTACCAATTCCTTTAAAAGGTCTAAAAGATGCTTTTTATAGTGATGCTGTTGCTATTGGAATATTCTTAGAGGATATGGAAAGAGAGTATAAAGCATATCTTGAAGAAAGTAGACAACCAGCACCAACAAAAGAAAAAAGAGAAAAAGTAAAAGAAGAAATAACTTTAAATAATAAAACTAATGATGACAAAATGGATAGAAAAGAAGAAATTGACAGTTTCTTAGAGGAAGTTGAGGAAACAGAACCTGAAAAAGAACCAGGAAAAATAAGAAGTTTCTTTAGATGGTTTGGAGAGCTTTTTTAG
- a CDS encoding cell division protein FtsQ/DivIB has protein sequence MGIRLLFLSGIIYLIYMLPQNFFRLDYFNIDKVNITDNSKMLQNELTKLAEKLYNKSNIYIDSNEIKEFIEKDIRVESAKVEKNSLGEITIDVKEKDLVYYAVIGKNIYLTDKDGKIFAYLNEKEVEGVPFIIANSEEEVKEISEFLNEISDLAIFQKISQIYKVKDKEFVIILTDGVKIKTNRIKDSNDEINKEKENKRYIIAEQLYFNMSKERKIDYIDLRFNDYIIKYLGDSK, from the coding sequence ATGGGAATAAGGTTGTTGTTTTTAAGTGGAATAATTTATTTAATCTACATGTTACCACAAAATTTTTTTAGGTTAGATTACTTCAACATAGATAAAGTAAACATTACAGATAATTCAAAAATGTTACAGAACGAATTGACAAAACTTGCTGAAAAGTTATATAATAAAAGCAATATTTATATAGATAGCAATGAAATAAAAGAATTTATAGAAAAAGATATAAGGGTAGAAAGTGCAAAAGTAGAAAAGAATTCTTTAGGAGAAATAACTATTGATGTTAAAGAGAAAGATTTAGTTTATTATGCAGTTATTGGAAAGAATATATATTTGACAGATAAAGATGGAAAAATATTTGCATATCTAAATGAAAAAGAAGTAGAGGGTGTACCCTTTATTATTGCTAATAGTGAGGAAGAAGTAAAAGAAATATCAGAATTTTTAAATGAAATTTCTGATTTAGCAATCTTTCAAAAAATTTCTCAAATATATAAAGTAAAAGATAAAGAATTTGTCATTATTTTGACTGATGGTGTAAAAATAAAGACAAATAGAATAAAAGATAGTAATGATGAAATAAATAAAGAGAAAGAAAATAAAAGATACATAATAGCGGAACAACTTTACTTCAATATGTCAAAAGAAAGAAAGATTGATTATATAGATTTAAGATTTAATGATTACATAATAAAATATTTAGGTGATAGCAAATGA
- a CDS encoding D-alanine--D-alanine ligase family protein: protein MKIAVFMGGTSSEKEISLKSGAAVLESLKKQGYDTYGVILDEKNQVSAFVDNDYDLAYLVLHGGNGENGKIQAVLDILGKKYTGSGVLASAITMDKNKTKQIAQSVGIKTPKSYRTVEEIERFPVIIKPVDEGSSKGLFLCNNKEEAQEAVKKLAKPIIEDYIVGEELTVGVLNGEALGVLKIIPQADVLYDYDSKYAKGGSIHEFPAKIENKSYKEAMKIAEKIHSEFGMKGISRSDFILSEGELYFLEVNSSPGMTKTSLIPDLATLKGYTFDDVVRITVETFLK, encoded by the coding sequence ATGAAAATAGCAGTTTTTATGGGAGGAACTTCCTCAGAAAAAGAAATTTCTTTAAAAAGTGGTGCAGCAGTATTAGAAAGTTTAAAAAAACAAGGTTATGATACTTATGGAGTTATTTTAGATGAAAAAAATCAAGTATCAGCTTTTGTTGATAATGATTATGATTTAGCATATTTAGTTTTACATGGTGGAAATGGTGAAAATGGTAAGATACAAGCAGTATTAGATATTTTAGGTAAAAAATATACTGGTTCAGGTGTTCTTGCTAGTGCAATAACTATGGATAAAAATAAAACTAAACAGATTGCACAAAGTGTTGGAATAAAAACTCCAAAATCATACAGAACAGTTGAAGAAATTGAAAGATTTCCAGTTATAATAAAGCCAGTTGATGAAGGTTCTAGTAAAGGACTATTCTTATGTAATAATAAAGAAGAAGCACAAGAAGCTGTAAAAAAATTAGCAAAACCAATAATAGAAGATTACATTGTTGGAGAAGAATTAACAGTTGGTGTTTTAAATGGTGAAGCTTTAGGAGTTTTAAAAATAATTCCACAAGCAGATGTACTATATGATTATGATTCAAAATATGCTAAGGGAGGTTCAATTCATGAATTTCCAGCTAAAATAGAAAATAAATCATATAAAGAAGCTATGAAAATAGCAGAAAAAATTCATAGTGAATTTGGAATGAAAGGAATTTCAAGAAGTGATTTTATACTAAGTGAAGGAGAATTATATTTCTTAGAAGTAAATTCTTCACCAGGAATGACAAAAACGAGTTTAATTCCTGATTTAGCAACTCTTAAAGGTTATACTTTTGATGATGTTGTAAGAATAACAGTTGAAACATTTTTGAAATAA